The genomic region TCCGAGATGATCCATAAGCATCCCGAAATCATAAGCCGGGTCTCCGAACCCCGCATTGTCAAAACCAATTATACCGGTTATTCTCCTTGATGACTTATCAAACAGAATATGATTCGGCTTTAAGTCTCCGTGAATCAGCACCGGCTGAAATTCGAAAAACTCCTCATTTTCAACGGCGGGCTGGATAATCTGCCGCAGATATTCTTTAACATACTCGGTGCAGTACGGGGCTATTTTTCTCTGCATTGTTTCAAGCTCCAGAAGCCATTCCTCGCGGTTTTTATTCATTTGTGAGTCCCCGATGCCGGCATATTGCGCTTTCTTCACAGGAATGTTATGCAACTGATCCAGAAATGTCGCAATCTGCCTTGCGACAGCGTCCTGAGTATGATGATCGAGTTTCAGCAGAATATTCCGGTATAACGGAGAACCTTTGACAAACGAACGTTTGGATACGTTCGGGTAAACCATTTCCACCTTGGGCAAATCCATAGTGATAAAATCGCGGATGAAGCCAACCACTTCGGCTTCATTCCTTAAATATGCGGCACTCCAGTCATACCTTGCAAATTTGAATACCACTTCGTTATTGACTATTGCTATGTCACTGTGGGTTCCGTCGGTTTTGTTAAATTCAATCCTTGATAAATCCAGTTGTGGGAAACTGCTTTTGATTATTTCAATATATCTGAGCTCACTGGAATTCAACGTTCTCCCCTCCCGTTATTCTTTAAAGAGCTTCAAATCTCTAATATAACAGCTTTATATTCGTCTCAGGCCAGTCCTTCAATCTGAGCACCGTATTTGACAGGCTGGAATATCCGTTGCCGATGAAGAAATCGCACTGCGCAGCCAGGTATGTGTCTTTTATTACTTCAATCGTGTCTTTTATCAGTTCCACGCCTTTGTGCCTTTTGTTCGGATATTTCTGAAGGTATGTCGGTATCCGCTCCTTAAGGGGGCGTTTCTTACTGTCGGTATACAGAAGCATACCGTTAATGTCATAAAATTTTTTATACTGTTTAAGTATTTTTTTAGAATCGGTTATCAGGAAAATATGCCTTATGTTATAACGCTCGATATAATGCCATATATGTGGTTTGTAAAGTTCATTCAGATCATAAAGCTGTGCCACTTCATTTACAATGGCGTTTGAACGGCAGTGCACCCCAAGTATCGGTTTTTCATCCCTGAAGTTGGGATGGGTGTTAATATATTTTTTTATCTCCCGTTTCACAATTGGTTTCGGTATAAGATACTTGTCATAAAGTTGCCGGTAAACCTGATACGGGGTTTTTCCGAATGACCAGTGGGATCTGTTGGCAAATTGCAGTATTGAACTTAACGGATAGTAAATATCGCTGACTACAATATTTGCGTCACTTCTCATAAGACTTTTCAGATCCCGGCCTTCCATTTTAAACCTGTCGGTGTCCTCTGCAAGAATGTTTTTCGAATTCCATACCGGCGGGTAAAAAGTGGATTCCGGACGGACAATATCATGCACCGAAATGTTTGAAACCGGTTCAAAAAATAATTCAAAGGCATTAGTGGAAATGGACTCGCTGTAAAGGCTCTCCATACCCCAGTA from Thermoclostridium stercorarium subsp. stercorarium DSM 8532 harbors:
- a CDS encoding aminoglycoside phosphotransferase family protein — translated: MNSSELRYIEIIKSSFPQLDLSRIEFNKTDGTHSDIAIVNNEVVFKFARYDWSAAYLRNEAEVVGFIRDFITMDLPKVEMVYPNVSKRSFVKGSPLYRNILLKLDHHTQDAVARQIATFLDQLHNIPVKKAQYAGIGDSQMNKNREEWLLELETMQRKIAPYCTEYVKEYLRQIIQPAVENEEFFEFQPVLIHGDLKPNHILFDKSSRRITGIIGFDNAGFGDPAYDFGMLMDHLGENFLMRVNKYYPITSEYLDRARFYAYISNFMWYRDICDMIATRDFSRFQIPAKDRDILPLGATSQNVRVKPQRK